One genomic segment of Methylocystis sp. SC2 includes these proteins:
- the alaS gene encoding alanine--tRNA ligase, translated as MSGVNQIRTAFLDYFAHNGHEKVASSSLVPHNDPTLMFTNAGMVPFKNVFTGVEKRAYARAASAQKCVRAGGKHNDLDNVGYTARHHTFFEMLGNFSFGDYFKEGAIELAWNLITREFGLNVDRLLVTVYHDDDEAYDLWKKIAGFDDSRIIRIASADNFWSMGDTGPCGPCSEIFYDQGEALKGGPPGSPDEDGDRFLEFWNLVFMQYEQVAPGQRAPLPRPSIDTGMGLERIAALMQGVTSNYDIDLFRALTGAVADFTGAPVDGPQGASHRVIADHLRASSFLVADGVTPSNEGRGYVLRRIMRRAMRHAQLLGAKEPLMWRLAPTLVAEMGLAYPELVRAQSLIADTLLSEETRFRATLARGLAILDEETAALGQGDKLSGETAFKLYDTYGFPLDLTEDALRPRGIGVDKEVFNAAMERQRADARKAWAGSGETATEALWFALKERLGATEFLGYETERSEGVVTAIIHDGGEAFSLKEGARGALILNQTPFYGESGGQVGDVGVMRARGVRFRVENSIKKLGDLIVHEGVVEEGEITPGLALELDVDHERRTQARANHSATHILHEALRQVLGEHVAQKGSLVAPDRLRFDFTHPKPLTDEELARVETLANEIVQDNAPVETRVMAQDDAIRSGARALFGEKYGDEVRVVSMGPVNPGAAHAFSVELCGGTHVSRTGDIGLIAIVGEAAVASGVRRIEARTAEGARGQLVAQSRALRDMAALMRAPLEDAPARLAALLDERKRLERELADAKRKLAMGGGAGDGAAEKPRDIGGVKLLARAVEGIEAKDLKSMVDDAKKAIGSGVVAIASASPDGKAGIVVGVTDDLTEKYSAVDFVRVASVMLGGKGGGGRPDLAQAGGPNAAAIDQALASVEDALRGKAAAP; from the coding sequence ATGAGTGGCGTCAACCAGATCCGAACCGCCTTCCTCGACTATTTCGCGCATAATGGGCACGAGAAAGTCGCCTCCTCGTCGCTTGTGCCGCACAATGATCCGACGTTGATGTTCACCAACGCCGGCATGGTGCCCTTCAAGAACGTCTTCACCGGCGTCGAGAAACGCGCCTATGCGCGCGCCGCCTCGGCGCAAAAATGCGTGCGCGCCGGCGGCAAGCATAACGACCTCGACAATGTCGGCTACACCGCGCGCCATCACACCTTCTTTGAAATGCTGGGCAATTTCTCCTTCGGAGACTATTTCAAGGAAGGCGCGATCGAGCTCGCCTGGAACCTCATTACGCGCGAATTCGGGCTCAACGTCGATCGGCTGCTCGTCACGGTCTATCACGATGACGACGAGGCCTATGATCTGTGGAAAAAGATCGCCGGCTTCGACGACAGCCGCATCATCCGCATCGCCAGCGCCGACAATTTCTGGAGCATGGGCGACACCGGCCCCTGCGGCCCCTGCTCGGAGATCTTCTACGACCAGGGCGAGGCGCTCAAAGGCGGTCCGCCCGGCAGCCCTGACGAGGACGGCGACAGGTTCCTGGAGTTCTGGAACCTCGTCTTCATGCAATATGAGCAGGTGGCGCCGGGCCAACGCGCGCCGCTGCCGCGTCCGTCGATCGACACCGGCATGGGCTTGGAGCGCATCGCCGCGCTGATGCAGGGCGTGACCTCCAATTACGACATCGATCTCTTCCGTGCGCTCACCGGCGCCGTCGCCGATTTCACCGGCGCGCCGGTCGACGGCCCGCAGGGCGCGAGCCATCGCGTCATCGCCGACCATCTGCGCGCCTCCTCCTTCCTCGTCGCCGACGGCGTCACGCCGTCGAACGAAGGCCGCGGCTATGTGCTGCGGCGAATCATGCGCCGCGCCATGCGCCATGCGCAGCTGCTCGGCGCGAAGGAGCCGCTGATGTGGCGGCTGGCGCCGACGCTCGTCGCCGAGATGGGCCTGGCCTATCCGGAGCTCGTGCGCGCGCAGTCGCTCATCGCCGACACGCTGCTCAGCGAAGAGACGCGCTTTCGCGCAACCTTGGCGCGCGGCCTCGCGATCCTTGACGAGGAGACGGCGGCGCTCGGCCAGGGCGACAAGCTGTCCGGCGAAACCGCGTTCAAGCTCTACGACACCTACGGCTTTCCGCTCGATCTCACCGAGGACGCCCTGCGTCCGCGCGGCATCGGCGTCGACAAGGAGGTCTTTAACGCCGCGATGGAGCGCCAGCGGGCGGACGCGCGCAAGGCCTGGGCCGGCTCCGGCGAAACCGCGACCGAAGCGCTTTGGTTCGCGCTGAAGGAACGTCTCGGCGCGACCGAATTCCTCGGCTACGAAACGGAAAGAAGCGAAGGCGTCGTCACCGCCATCATTCATGACGGGGGCGAGGCCTTTTCGCTGAAGGAAGGCGCGCGCGGGGCGCTGATCCTCAATCAGACCCCCTTCTATGGCGAGTCGGGCGGACAGGTCGGCGACGTCGGCGTGATGCGCGCCCGCGGCGTGCGCTTTCGCGTCGAAAACAGCATCAAGAAACTTGGCGACCTCATCGTTCACGAGGGCGTCGTCGAAGAGGGCGAGATCACGCCCGGCCTCGCGCTCGAACTCGACGTCGACCACGAGCGGCGCACGCAGGCGCGCGCCAATCATTCGGCCACGCATATTCTGCATGAGGCGCTGCGGCAGGTGCTCGGCGAGCATGTGGCGCAGAAGGGATCGCTCGTCGCGCCGGATCGGCTGCGCTTCGACTTCACCCATCCGAAACCGCTCACCGATGAGGAGCTGGCGCGCGTCGAGACGCTGGCCAATGAGATCGTTCAGGATAATGCGCCGGTCGAGACCCGCGTGATGGCCCAGGACGACGCCATCCGCTCCGGCGCGCGCGCGCTCTTTGGCGAGAAATACGGCGACGAAGTGCGCGTCGTCTCGATGGGCCCGGTGAATCCCGGCGCCGCCCACGCCTTTTCCGTCGAGCTGTGCGGCGGCACGCATGTTTCGCGCACCGGCGATATCGGGCTCATCGCCATCGTCGGCGAAGCCGCGGTTGCCTCCGGCGTGCGCCGCATCGAGGCGCGCACCGCCGAGGGCGCGCGCGGCCAGCTCGTGGCGCAATCGCGCGCGCTGCGCGACATGGCGGCGCTGATGCGCGCGCCGCTCGAGGACGCGCCGGCGCGGCTTGCCGCTCTGCTCGACGAGCGCAAGCGGCTGGAGCGCGAACTCGCCGACGCCAAGCGCAAACTGGCGATGGGCGGCGGCGCTGGCGACGGCGCCGCTGAGAAGCCGAGGGACATCGGCGGCGTCAAGCTGCTCGCGCGCGCGGTCGAAGGCATCGAGGCCAAGGATTTGAAGTCGATGGTCGACGACGCCAAGAAGGCGATCGGCTCGGGCGTCGTCGCCATCGCCAGCGCCTCGCCCGACGGCAAGGCCGGCATCGTCGTCGGCGTCACCGACGATCTCACCGAAAAATACAGCGCCGTGGATTTCGTGCGAGTCGCGAGCGTCATGCTGGGCGGCAAAGGCGGCGGCGGAAGGCCCGATCTCGCGCAGGCGGGCGGCCCCAACGCCGCCGCCATCGATCAGGCGCTCGCCTCCGTCGAGGACGCGTTGCGCGGAAAAGCAGCCGCGCCATGA
- a CDS encoding cyclic nucleotide-gated ion channel, producing the protein MSEPDRRRGLALLRRRVHVVLDGGSHDRFARVVHRGLIGLVLLSVVSVIFESVPDYSDRYEDVFTVIEYVAVAAFTLEYILRVWCAPEHTLYARRSPTAARLSFIASGWALIDLAAFLPFYLSFYFSADLRVFLMLRLLRFFKFARYSPGIRTLLAVIEAERKALLAWLIILFGAVLFFSTAMHIAEHEAQPEKFGTIPDAMWWAIETVTTVGYGEVIPLTLAGKLIASFAMVTGFLLLGLPVGILATAFAEEIHRREFVVTWTMVASVPLFRGLDAAGIAEIMRYLRAQSIPRGAMIVRKGDPAHSMYFIAEGEVEVELAHENVTLGEGQFFGEIAVLRKTSRTADVRATAATKLLILDAYDLQTLTKRNPEIGDAIREVAQSRSGLAPVELHGDITEAELEEPAASAEADEA; encoded by the coding sequence ATGAGCGAGCCGGACCGGCGGCGCGGTCTGGCTTTGTTGCGGCGGCGCGTCCACGTCGTCCTTGACGGCGGCAGCCACGATCGGTTCGCGCGCGTCGTCCATCGCGGGCTGATTGGGCTCGTCCTGCTGTCGGTCGTTTCGGTGATCTTCGAATCGGTGCCGGACTATAGCGACCGCTATGAGGACGTCTTCACCGTCATCGAATATGTCGCGGTCGCCGCCTTCACGCTCGAATATATTTTGCGCGTCTGGTGCGCGCCCGAACATACGCTCTACGCGCGCCGCTCGCCGACGGCGGCGCGGCTCTCCTTCATCGCCTCGGGCTGGGCGCTGATCGACCTCGCCGCGTTCCTGCCCTTCTATCTTTCGTTCTACTTCTCGGCGGATTTGCGCGTCTTCTTGATGCTGCGCCTGCTGCGATTCTTCAAATTCGCGCGTTATTCCCCCGGCATCCGCACCTTGCTCGCGGTGATCGAGGCCGAGCGCAAGGCGCTGCTCGCCTGGCTGATCATTCTGTTTGGCGCGGTGCTGTTCTTTTCGACCGCGATGCATATCGCCGAGCACGAGGCGCAGCCCGAAAAATTCGGCACGATTCCCGACGCCATGTGGTGGGCGATCGAAACCGTGACGACCGTCGGCTATGGCGAAGTGATTCCACTCACGCTGGCGGGCAAGCTCATCGCCTCCTTCGCGATGGTGACGGGCTTTCTGCTGCTGGGCCTGCCGGTCGGCATTCTCGCCACCGCCTTCGCCGAAGAGATTCACCGGCGCGAATTCGTCGTCACCTGGACGATGGTCGCCAGCGTGCCGCTGTTTCGCGGCCTCGACGCGGCCGGAATCGCGGAGATCATGCGTTACCTTCGGGCGCAATCCATCCCCCGGGGCGCAATGATCGTGCGCAAGGGCGATCCCGCCCACTCGATGTATTTCATCGCCGAGGGCGAGGTTGAAGTCGAGCTGGCGCATGAAAACGTCACGCTCGGCGAAGGCCAGTTCTTCGGCGAGATCGCCGTGCTGCGCAAAACGTCGCGCACCGCCGACGTGCGGGCGACCGCGGCGACGAAGCTCCTCATTCTGGACGCCTATGATCTGCAGACGCTGACCAAGCGCAATCCGGAAATCGGCGACGCGATACGCGAGGTCGCCCAGTCGCGATCGGGATTGGCGCCCGTCGAGCTGCACGGCGACATCACCGAGGCCGAACTCGAAGAACCGGCGGCGTCGGCGGAAGCGGACGAGGCGTAG
- a CDS encoding F0F1 ATP synthase subunit epsilon — MAAFHFELVSPEKHLFSGEVESVVAPGADGQFTVLKDHAPVMTTLKAGVVTVAGGEGKVEKLFVRGGFADVNASGFTILAEQAIPLSEIDVAKVDADIRNAREDIADAKSDEARLAASDKLAQLQELRAAIGG; from the coding sequence ATGGCTGCATTCCACTTCGAACTCGTCTCTCCCGAGAAGCATCTCTTCTCCGGCGAGGTCGAATCGGTTGTCGCGCCCGGCGCCGACGGCCAGTTCACCGTGCTCAAGGACCATGCGCCGGTGATGACCACGCTGAAGGCGGGAGTCGTGACGGTGGCCGGCGGCGAGGGCAAGGTCGAGAAGCTTTTCGTGCGCGGGGGATTCGCCGACGTCAACGCGTCCGGCTTCACCATTCTCGCCGAACAGGCGATTCCGCTTTCCGAAATCGACGTCGCCAAGGTCGACGCCGACATTCGGAATGCGCGCGAAGACATCGCCGACGCCAAGTCTGACGAAGCGCGTCTCGCCGCGTCCGACAAGCTGGCGCAATTGCAGGAGCTGCGCGCGGCGATCGGCGGCTGA
- the atpD gene encoding F0F1 ATP synthase subunit beta produces MAANKPSGRITQVIGAVVDVQFDGQLPEILNALETTNQGNRLVLEVAQHLGENSVRTIAMDSSEGLVRGQEVTDTGAPISVPVGDETLGRIINVIGEPVDEAGPMLTKSRRAIHQPAPSYAEQATEAQILETGIKVVDLLAPYAKGGKIGLFGGAGVGKTVLIMELINNIAKAHGGYSVFAGVGERTREGNDLYHEMIEGGVNKKGGGEGSKCALVYGQMNEPPGARMRVALSGLTVAEDFRDRGMDVLFFVDNIFRFTQAGSEVSALLGRIPSAVGYQPTLATDMGALQERITTTTKGSITSVQAIYVPADDLTDPAPATSFAHLDATTVLSRSIAEKGIYPAVDPLDSTSRMLSPAIVGEEHYDVARKVQSTLQRYKSLQDIIAILGMDELSEEDKLVVARARKIERFLSQPFHVAEVFTGSPGKLVALADTIKGFKGLVEGEYDHLPEAAFYMVGSIDEAVEKAAKLAKEAA; encoded by the coding sequence ATGGCCGCCAATAAGCCCAGCGGGCGCATCACCCAAGTCATCGGCGCCGTCGTCGACGTGCAGTTCGACGGGCAATTGCCTGAGATTCTGAACGCCCTCGAGACGACGAACCAAGGCAATCGCCTCGTTCTCGAAGTCGCGCAGCATCTGGGCGAAAATTCCGTTCGCACCATCGCCATGGATTCGTCCGAAGGCCTGGTGCGCGGTCAGGAAGTCACCGACACCGGCGCGCCGATTTCGGTTCCGGTCGGCGACGAGACGCTCGGGCGCATCATCAACGTCATCGGCGAGCCGGTCGACGAAGCGGGTCCGATGCTGACGAAATCGCGCCGCGCCATCCACCAGCCGGCCCCCTCCTACGCCGAGCAGGCGACGGAAGCGCAGATTCTCGAGACCGGCATCAAGGTCGTCGATCTGCTTGCGCCTTACGCCAAGGGCGGCAAGATCGGCCTGTTCGGCGGCGCGGGCGTCGGCAAGACCGTGCTGATCATGGAGCTGATCAACAACATCGCCAAGGCGCATGGCGGCTATTCCGTCTTCGCCGGCGTCGGCGAGCGCACCCGCGAAGGCAACGACCTCTATCACGAGATGATCGAGGGCGGCGTCAACAAGAAGGGCGGCGGCGAAGGCTCCAAATGCGCGCTGGTCTACGGCCAGATGAACGAGCCGCCGGGCGCGCGCATGCGCGTCGCGCTGTCGGGCCTCACCGTCGCCGAAGATTTCCGCGACCGCGGCATGGACGTGCTGTTCTTCGTCGACAACATCTTCCGCTTTACGCAGGCGGGTTCGGAAGTGTCGGCGCTTCTTGGCCGCATCCCTTCGGCGGTGGGCTATCAGCCGACGCTCGCCACCGACATGGGCGCGCTGCAGGAACGCATCACCACGACGACCAAGGGCTCGATCACTTCGGTGCAGGCGATTTACGTCCCGGCCGACGATTTGACCGACCCGGCGCCGGCCACCTCCTTCGCCCATTTGGACGCCACGACCGTGCTGTCGCGTTCGATCGCGGAAAAGGGCATTTATCCGGCGGTCGATCCGCTCGACTCGACCTCGCGCATGCTGTCGCCCGCGATCGTCGGCGAGGAGCATTACGACGTGGCGCGTAAGGTGCAGTCGACGCTGCAGCGCTATAAGTCGCTGCAGGACATCATCGCCATTCTCGGCATGGACGAGCTTTCCGAAGAGGACAAGCTCGTCGTCGCCCGCGCCCGTAAGATCGAGCGCTTCCTGTCGCAGCCCTTCCATGTCGCGGAAGTGTTCACCGGCTCGCCCGGCAAGCTCGTCGCGCTCGCCGACACGATCAAGGGCTTCAAGGGCCTCGTCGAAGGCGAATACGACCATCTGCCGGAGGCCGCCTTCTACATGGTGGGCTCGATCGATGAGGCGGTCGAAAAGGCCGCCAAGCTCGCCAAGGAAGCGGCGTAA
- a CDS encoding F0F1 ATP synthase subunit gamma: MPSLKDLRNRISSVKATQKITKAMQMVAAAKLRRAQSAAEAARPYAERMESVLANLASGVTAGGPALLAGNGKDETHLLIVATAERGLCGAFNSSIVRLAREHIARLQDQGKTVKILCVGKKGFEQLRRQYERHIIEVIELRGVKQMGFDTADEIGKKIIRMFEEGGFDVATLFFSRFKSVIAQIPTAQQLIPAQIPSNENAPPVEGPQASYEYEPGQDEILSTLLPRNISVQVFRALLENAASEQGARMSAMDNATRNAGDMIKKQTTIYNRSRQAMITKELIEIISGAEAL, translated from the coding sequence ATGCCCTCGCTAAAGGATCTTCGAAACCGCATCTCCTCCGTCAAGGCGACGCAGAAGATCACCAAGGCCATGCAGATGGTCGCCGCCGCGAAATTGCGCCGCGCCCAGTCGGCGGCGGAGGCGGCGCGTCCCTATGCCGAACGGATGGAGTCGGTGCTCGCCAATCTCGCCTCCGGCGTGACGGCGGGCGGACCTGCGCTACTCGCCGGCAATGGCAAGGACGAGACGCATCTCCTGATCGTCGCCACCGCCGAGCGCGGCCTGTGCGGCGCCTTCAATTCCTCCATCGTGCGTCTCGCCCGCGAGCACATCGCGCGGCTTCAGGATCAGGGCAAGACCGTCAAGATCCTCTGCGTCGGCAAGAAGGGTTTCGAGCAGCTCCGCCGCCAGTATGAGCGCCACATCATCGAGGTCATCGAGCTGCGCGGCGTCAAGCAGATGGGCTTCGACACCGCCGATGAGATCGGCAAGAAGATCATCCGCATGTTCGAAGAGGGCGGCTTCGACGTCGCGACGCTGTTCTTCTCGCGCTTCAAATCGGTGATCGCTCAAATTCCGACCGCGCAGCAGCTCATCCCGGCGCAAATTCCCTCGAACGAAAACGCGCCGCCGGTCGAAGGTCCGCAGGCGTCCTACGAGTATGAGCCGGGACAGGACGAAATTCTCTCGACGCTGCTGCCGCGCAACATCTCCGTGCAGGTGTTCCGCGCGCTGCTCGAGAACGCCGCCTCCGAACAGGGCGCCCGCATGAGCGCGATGGACAATGCGACGCGCAACGCCGGCGACATGATCAAGAAGCAGACGACGATCTACAACAGGTCGCGTCAGGCGATGATCACCAAGGAGCTCATCGAAATCATCTCGGGCGCCGAGGCGCTCTGA